The proteins below are encoded in one region of Exiguobacterium acetylicum:
- the msr(G) gene encoding ABC-F type ribosomal protection protein Msr(G), with translation MGQICFELENVEVTYLDKEVLKIERLAVHQFDRIGIVGKNGAGKSTLLKLLAGIIKPTTGKVNRLVENGYFEQLETPSVRDADPVLLGKLDVPKDSNQLSGGEQTRMKLAKLFTHYYEALLIDEPTTHLDQEGISFLLDELRYYYGALVLISHDRSVLDELVTTIWEVHEGKVRIYSGNYSDYMAQKKLEREQQSQAHEQFIKEKSRLEKAAQEKMKKAEKVAQAGRLSKKDANAKPDKSFMTKSKGTSQKAMQRAAKAIEQRMEKLQEVDAVKEDRQINFHQSRNLELHNKFPIMADRFTLQVDNKVLLNEVSFQMPLGKKIAISGKNGAGKSTLLHHIAINAPGLTISPKAKIGYFRQMSYQYTRDETVLEFLKNRSEYDERFLRSVLHSMLFVGTDILKSVKSLSGGEAIRLQLCQLFLGEYNILLLDEPTNFLDIYAIEALERFITAYKGTIIFVSHDRRFIDCVADCIYFIEDQQLKLRG, from the coding sequence ATGGGACAAATCTGTTTTGAATTAGAAAATGTAGAAGTGACATATCTAGATAAAGAGGTTTTAAAGATTGAAAGATTAGCTGTACACCAATTTGACCGTATCGGCATAGTCGGTAAAAATGGTGCAGGTAAAAGCACGTTACTAAAATTACTGGCGGGTATCATTAAGCCAACAACGGGAAAGGTGAATCGGCTTGTTGAGAATGGCTATTTTGAGCAACTTGAAACTCCATCAGTACGTGATGCTGATCCAGTGTTACTTGGAAAATTAGACGTACCAAAAGACTCTAATCAGCTAAGCGGTGGGGAACAAACAAGGATGAAACTCGCTAAATTGTTTACTCATTATTATGAAGCTTTATTAATTGATGAGCCGACTACTCACTTAGACCAAGAGGGGATTTCGTTTTTGCTCGATGAACTTAGGTATTACTACGGAGCGCTTGTATTAATTAGTCATGACCGTTCTGTATTAGATGAACTAGTTACGACAATTTGGGAAGTTCATGAAGGTAAGGTACGAATCTATTCAGGAAATTACAGCGACTACATGGCACAAAAGAAGTTAGAACGTGAACAGCAGAGTCAAGCACATGAACAGTTCATAAAAGAAAAGAGCAGGCTAGAAAAAGCAGCACAAGAAAAAATGAAGAAAGCTGAAAAAGTTGCACAAGCAGGTCGATTGTCAAAAAAAGATGCGAATGCAAAGCCGGATAAGTCCTTTATGACAAAATCCAAAGGTACGAGCCAAAAAGCTATGCAGCGTGCAGCAAAGGCCATTGAGCAACGAATGGAAAAACTTCAGGAAGTCGATGCTGTAAAAGAGGATAGGCAAATAAACTTCCATCAATCGAGAAATTTAGAGCTGCATAATAAATTTCCGATAATGGCAGACCGATTTACTCTTCAAGTGGATAACAAAGTATTATTAAATGAAGTAAGTTTTCAAATGCCGCTTGGTAAAAAAATTGCAATTTCGGGTAAAAATGGTGCTGGCAAAAGTACTTTACTCCACCATATTGCTATCAATGCGCCCGGTTTAACAATTTCACCAAAAGCAAAAATTGGATACTTTCGTCAAATGAGCTATCAATATACAAGGGATGAAACGGTATTGGAATTTCTGAAAAATCGTTCTGAATACGATGAGAGATTTTTACGAAGCGTTCTACATTCCATGTTGTTTGTCGGCACAGATATATTAAAAAGTGTAAAATCATTAAGTGGTGGTGAAGCGATTCGTCTACAATTATGTCAATTATTTTTAGGAGAGTATAATATTTTATTGTTAGATGAACCAACCAATTTTTTAGATATCTATGCTATTGAAGCGTTAGAAAGATTTATTACAGCATATAAAGGCACTATTATCTTCGTATCACATGATCGCAGGTTTATTGATTGTGTAGCAGATTGTATATATTTCATTGAAGATCAACAGCTAAAATTAAGGGGTTGA
- a CDS encoding JAB domain-containing protein has product MTTLVEITRIRQEVREPDVALETTHITSPEDAFCIAKRFIQDDDREVFLVILLNTKNRVIAVHRAHVGSINSSVVHPREIFKSAILNNATSLIVSHQHPSGDPHPSREDIEVTERLVEVGRIVGIQLLDHIIVGAGEEYVSLKAQGVL; this is encoded by the coding sequence CTGACTACACTCGTTGAAATCACTCGTATCCGCCAAGAGGTCCGAGAACCGGACGTCGCGCTCGAGACGACGCACATCACGTCCCCCGAGGACGCGTTCTGTATCGCCAAGCGCTTCATCCAGGACGATGACCGTGAGGTGTTCCTCGTCATCCTACTCAATACGAAGAACCGCGTCATTGCCGTCCATCGGGCACACGTCGGTAGCATCAACTCGAGCGTTGTCCATCCCCGAGAAATCTTCAAGTCCGCCATCCTCAACAATGCGACGTCACTCATCGTCAGTCATCAGCACCCGAGCGGTGACCCGCATCCGTCACGTGAAGATATCGAGGTGACCGAACGGCTCGTCGAGGTCGGACGCATCGTCGGTATCCAGCTTCTTGACCACATCATCGTCGGTGCCGGAGAAGAATACGTCAGCTTGAAGGCACAAGGTGTTCTTTAA
- a CDS encoding DNA/RNA non-specific endonuclease yields the protein MKISYIAIPLSVLLMAGCTDTETTSPPPDQTEQVAQQDDTTTQKTDAKKDSDQQSEKTDDTNPSTESKTPPKDSFTGYKKILVDGGDLSGNRQANVVVDIGFGDRKYWAFTNEHGQLVRVIAKKIVLQNDATEDVSRDGRYYSDEAKVPGVERADLDEGHIIADSLGGVSNAYNITPQDSTLNRHGDQAYMEDVIRKAGGATNFEVQITYPNTSTMIPSAYQYTYTVRGNTVVDRFKNGNPDETNAALGLTKKKETKKEPTSKSAPNTAATEDVSRVDTDGNGQVTIQEAKDAGFTMPITEKHWLYQYMRDNDHDGMVGE from the coding sequence ATGAAGATTTCTTACATAGCGATTCCCCTTTCCGTTCTATTGATGGCAGGATGTACAGATACGGAGACGACCTCACCTCCACCCGATCAAACAGAGCAAGTAGCGCAGCAGGACGACACCACTACACAAAAGACCGATGCGAAAAAGGACTCCGATCAACAATCAGAAAAAACAGATGATACGAATCCATCAACGGAATCAAAGACGCCCCCGAAGGATTCTTTCACAGGATATAAGAAGATTTTAGTCGATGGTGGAGATCTGTCCGGTAATCGCCAGGCGAATGTCGTCGTCGACATCGGATTCGGTGACCGGAAATACTGGGCGTTCACGAATGAGCATGGTCAGCTGGTCCGCGTCATCGCGAAGAAGATCGTCCTCCAGAATGATGCGACAGAAGACGTCTCGCGTGACGGACGCTACTACTCTGATGAGGCGAAGGTGCCTGGCGTCGAACGCGCAGACCTCGATGAAGGACATATCATCGCCGACTCGCTCGGTGGCGTCTCGAACGCTTACAACATCACTCCGCAGGACAGTACACTGAATCGTCATGGTGATCAGGCGTACATGGAGGACGTCATCCGCAAGGCGGGTGGCGCAACGAACTTTGAAGTGCAGATCACCTATCCGAATACGTCGACGATGATTCCATCTGCGTATCAGTATACGTATACGGTTCGCGGGAATACCGTCGTCGACCGGTTCAAGAACGGTAATCCAGACGAGACAAATGCTGCACTTGGTCTGACGAAGAAAAAGGAGACGAAAAAAGAACCAACATCGAAATCAGCTCCTAATACTGCAGCGACCGAAGACGTCTCGCGCGTCGATACCGACGGCAATGGTCAAGTGACGATCCAGGAAGCGAAGGACGCAGGCTTTACGATGCCAATCACGGAGAAGCACTGGTTGTATCAATATATGCGGGACAACGACCATGACGGAATGGTCGGAGAATGA
- a CDS encoding TerB family tellurite resistance protein, protein MGLFDMFKGDSTKSKQGMHPHFAFATSLVYMMASDGEFDNEEIGQLLAVLGGKSKKGTIRIGDNNDDLMEKVFKYFDRNSIDTFLAEAAPVLNHEQKLCILANLVDSSLSDGEAEREEQAMFNKFMTAFGVTEQEFAPIFKVIAMKNDRSVFKN, encoded by the coding sequence ATGGGATTATTTGATATGTTTAAAGGTGACAGTACAAAAAGTAAACAAGGCATGCACCCTCATTTTGCATTCGCAACATCGCTTGTCTACATGATGGCTTCAGATGGAGAGTTCGATAACGAAGAGATTGGTCAACTACTAGCTGTGCTAGGTGGAAAGAGTAAGAAAGGCACAATTCGTATTGGTGATAACAATGATGATTTAATGGAAAAAGTATTTAAATACTTTGATCGTAATTCTATCGATACATTCTTGGCAGAGGCTGCACCAGTATTAAATCATGAGCAAAAACTCTGTATTCTTGCTAATCTAGTGGACTCTTCGCTATCTGATGGAGAAGCAGAGCGAGAAGAACAAGCCATGTTTAATAAATTCATGACAGCATTCGGAGTAACAGAACAAGAATTTGCTCCAATCTTCAAAGTTATTGCGATGAAAAACGACCGTTCTGTATTTAAAAATTAA